From the Drosophila sechellia strain sech25 chromosome X, ASM438219v1, whole genome shotgun sequence genome, the window TGGCGCTGCGAAATAACCGATGATCTCGTCTCTTTTTGTTGTAGCGCTCGATAAAAAACGAAGGCGACGGGCGTTCGCCGAGAAGCAGCTTCTCCTTGGGATCACTGGTGGTCGAGCCCTCGGAATCGTCGTCGGAGGCAGCTCCTCCGGCGGATCCCACCACCCTTTCAGCGCCTCCAGCGGCTGCATTGCCTCTTTCGTAGCTTAGATAGTTACTGAACCTGGGATGTATGCTCTTGGTTAGCGTCGTGACACTGCTCGAAGAGCTGCGCGAGGGAATAGCGCCGGCCCCACCGCTCCCGGTTGGAGTGCCTACTGGCGTGGCTGCTCCACTAGTTGGTGCAGTGGAGCTTCCCTGATGAATGGGCACCGTGGCTGAGTGCTGTAGCTTATGTGCCGCCTTAAGCAAACTTGGGGGCAGTGGTGCAACTCCACCCGACTGCTTTGAAGGCTTTTCATCGCCCCCAATTGTATTGGTGGCCGTGCAGGAGCGGCTTAGGTGCAAGGATAAGGGGGCTGTCTCCAGGGGATTGCAAAACTGATGGAACAGCCGCTCAGGCGACTCGTCCGCATAGGGAATGTTCTCGGAGTGCATGTGCAGCGGTTGACCCAAGGTGTGCCGCCGGTTCTTGGGAAACTCGGGCGATCCATTCTCATCGTTCGATTCGGAGCCGCTGCGCAAGTTGCGTAGCTTGCTGTCCAGTGTGTCCGTAATGGTCGTCAGCGACATGGAACCTGGTTAACGGTAGGGAGTAACATAATTATCAGATCACTTATCTCTTCGCATTAAATCCTTACCCGTATCGCTCAGCCTGCTGCTAGAGTCGTCGTCCGTTAGCAGAATGGATATGTCCACGCTGCTGCGCTGTTGTTCCTTGGCCAGATTGATGCCTACTCCCAGGCTGTGACCAAGGCTGCCAGACGACTGTCCTGAGTCCTTTTCGTCTAAGCTGGCCTTGCGCGTCTGATGTGATGATCTTGAGCCCAGGAAACCTCCCGTGCTACGCTTCTTAAAATTGGCACTCAACAATTTGGAGGACGTCGCCGAGATTGAGGAAGAAATAGCAACCGCCGTTGTTGAGCAcgccgacgacgacgatgaacTGAACTTGGTAGTGGAActggatgaggatgaggcAGATGCCTTGCCACCGCTGTGGAGCGTCGAACTGCTTGAAGTACTGGCGGTGCTGCTCGCGGATGCCGAGGCAGAGGCGGACGCCTTGGCGTAGTCCAACGACTGAAAGGGAAGAGAGACGGAAGAAACGGGTGTGGGCAGGAGCAGAATTAGAGCCTGGTCGCAAATGCTCTGCACAGCCTTGCGCTGCGCCCGTCGCTGCtggatggtggtggtgctgatgGTTGTGGTGATGGTGTTGCTACTACTTGTGCTACTTGtggtgtgggtggtggtggtggtggtggtgttggttgTGATGTTGGAGGAGCTTCCGCTTACCAGAACGCTCTCGCCGGAGTACGTGTCCGAGTTTACGGCGCTGCGCTTGCCATGGGTCTTTCGTCTGAGCTGCGGCATAAAGCGCGAGGTGCGCGTGGTTTCGCGCTCTGTGATCCGCTCGATCTTCGACAGGTTGTGCAGCAGCATGCTCGTCTGATCCTCCTGcgtctgctgctgcggctgagCGGCGCTGACGGCAGCGGTACCGCCGCTTACTTCGGCTAAATCCGGCAGACTGCCTCCTTCGAAGAAGTAGTCGTACTGCAATTCAAGGGTACATATGTAGATTGTTCATGCAGTATATAAACCTATAAATTCAGGATCCTTACCTGTGTGACCAGCAGCTCAACGATGCGGCACTGATGCTTCATGTCCTTGACTGCCGTTTCCAGGGTATCGTTCGGCGTCCTGATTATCGATGGCCCAAATATGATGGCCAAGTTCTTGGGCTCCATGCGGTTCACATCGCAATTGCCGCTCACTCGGCACAGATGCCGAATCAAGTGCTTCATTGTTTCGTAGGGATGCCGTGGTAACGATTCCACAATCTCGCGCAACAGGACAATTCTCTCCAGGCCAAACTTCTTGTCCGCCTCAATGAAGTTGATATAGTAACTTGCCGGCATCAAGGCATCGGGCAAGCTGCGTATAAACAACTTGAGCAGGCTGCTCACCACATTCACATCCTCCCAGCGATCATCGCTGGCACAACTCTCGAACTGAAAGTCCTTGGTGTTAACAAGTTCGGACAGCTCCGATATGGCCGCCTTGTTGCCGGGTATGCGATAGATGCCCACCACGCCCAGACCCTTCGTCTCCACAATGTTCGTGCACACCTCTACCAGATGCGGCACATACGCATTGACCTTTGACATGGGGCAGCTGCGCAGGGGCACGCCAATGGATCCAATTTGCTTGGCTGCACAGGCGGATGGCGAAGCCAAGTCGTGGTGCGACACTCCTccgctgccactgccgccacggCGGAAGAGTAAATCCTTCCAGTTCTTCGATTTGGGCGATCCTAAATCCTTATCAGGTATATGCTTGTGCGAAGAGGACTTCCTTGCCTTCATCACCGGCGAAATGGAGTCGCTGGTGGCAGCGACAATAGCCGCAGCTGCTGGTAGCGCAGAAACATGGTGACTGCCACTAGCGTCTGCAATGCCACCCGAATGGGAGCTCAAGGGTGAGCTGTCGGCTGCACTCGCTCCACCTTGGACGTCGTCCAGGTAACTTGCGCTAGCCACTGTTTTCTGTGGTTCTGCCAACTGCTTGCCCTGTGGCTGATGCTCCTGTTAAAAGTTAATGTAAATGGACGTTTCTCGGCTTATGTGCACATGCAGACTTACATTATCATCGTAGTTGAGGCTGTCCTTCCACTGCAGTAGTCCGAACAGACGCTTCATCTCGTTGCTGCTCTTCGTCTTGAATAGGATCTCCGTGTAAGGACCGCTGCTGGAGGTGGACGAGGAGGTGGATGCGGTCAGGGCCGATGCTGAGTTGGCAGCGGGCTCATTCGCACTGCTGCTGCCCGACGAGGTGAGCAGCTTGTCGTGACCCTCGTCCAGGTTTAACTCGTTGCCCAAGGAGGCCAAATGGGCTCCACTGGGCGATGGCTTCGACTGCATACGGATCAAGTATTTCTTCTTATCCATCGACTCGTCGAAGAACTTAAAGTTTCTAATATCAAGTTCTATCACCTAAGGTAACAAGACGATCATTTCGATTAGTTAACGAGGCCTAGGCTATCCATCTATAAAGCCCTTACATTGTGCTCCGATTTGGCATGGCGGCCTGAGTAGATACGCAGCAGATCTCCCTTGATCTCCAGCTTCACCTGACGCCATGATCGGTACTCGGACATGCGCTGAAAATGGAACGAGTATTATTCGTATGCTTGTTCTGGCTGCCTCGTGAGAAGGACCACTCACTTTTCCGTTGATGCAAGAGGACTTGATCTCGATTTCCGTCTCAAAGGCCTCCAGTTCGTTTGGCACATACTTGCCATTCAACTCGGCATCAATGTGGATGCTATTCAATTTCGGAAAACaagttcatttatttatttattggcaaTATAATATACGGACAAACCTGCTTCGCATGTCACTGCTCATGGAGGCCCTCCGACTGCCGTGGGCCGACAGACGCACATCCTCCAGGCCGTTCGGCGTCTCGATGAACTCGTGGCCACCACCTGTGCCTCCAATCACATCGTAGGTGGGATCCGGATGCTCCTCCACCAGGGACTTCGTCTTTTGCGGCTCGA encodes:
- the LOC6615138 gene encoding uncharacterized protein LOC6615138 isoform X1, giving the protein MLQNSNGAAAAHSAASAVATPAAAASAAAAAAAAAVAAAANNAALAASSIQPKLIAIRRRPNQGFGFTLRHFIAYPPEDDQASSSASGLVSGSATGATAASVSTNWPQEASSAAGSSSGSSSSVGVAGITGLEPTSPTSLPPYQVKAMETIFIKEVQANGPAHYANLQTGDRVLMVNNQPIAGIAYSTIVSMIKQTPAVLTLHVVPKECDVLQMHYTSIAHTPESNRLTMSTHSPSLLANGSHKTTFPAAAAVAAPPHQQQQQQLISYPAVAAVTTSSPAGSPQSQSQPHPNPHHAPSLHGGSRSGSITSTASGGITILSQPFYPQQQQQQQQQHRHPALTGGSSSIDFGDMAHGLRQHQQQQQQQHLYQQQQQHHQFMRANQPPNLTVLSASSATNTPIPTARQPKSATSHNQALYAVGAGPSSAAGSGSGSLSGGSENSDLMIRLRESIKQKEEFLKSPVPASMTSASSINGNQAQSSSPAQQQHLQQHQQHFFPSHTPPGGVQVVVPPPRSRHQVMLKQQQQQQQQQQQHHVLGYDMYHSGGKLVQRSSTAPGSVCHHHQQQQQHHLYHQQQQQQLQQTQHRQVMINNNAKYTKDLDYFETLQETGVTNKVFERKLVSHMSKGFDPFKPLSINTSALESSASTSSSSATTTVKKQSVLYESLQQHPLAKYHQTQQQTTTTTTVDGQTSSRMELHKATLANATIDPVPVGSSKFVTLPDKPSAGSSVATLADIAESSAAAIVDSASGSGNVVRRYKPLSSSSFDEGKPMRRISYLRATNNETDFNAEAAAGGDAAATGASGPASASAASSASGPTPSSAPAPAPAPAPLPISIPIPVAAVVEPQKTKSLVEEHPDPTYDVIGGTGGGHEFIETPNGLEDVRLSAHGSRRASMSSDMRSSIHIDAELNGKYVPNELEAFETEIEIKSSCINGKRMSEYRSWRQVKLEIKGDLLRIYSGRHAKSEHNVIELDIRNFKFFDESMDKKKYLIRMQSKPSPSGAHLASLGNELNLDEGHDKLLTSSGSSSANEPAANSASALTASTSSSTSSSGPYTEILFKTKSSNEMKRLFGLLQWKDSLNYDDNEHQPQGKQLAEPQKTVASASYLDDVQGGASAADSSPLSSHSGGIADASGSHHVSALPAAAAIVAATSDSISPVMKARKSSSHKHIPDKDLGSPKSKNWKDLLFRRGGSGSGGVSHHDLASPSACAAKQIGSIGVPLRSCPMSKVNAYVPHLVEVCTNIVETKGLGVVGIYRIPGNKAAISELSELVNTKDFQFESCASDDRWEDVNVVSSLLKLFIRSLPDALMPASYYINFIEADKKFGLERIVLLREIVESLPRHPYETMKHLIRHLCRVSGNCDVNRMEPKNLAIIFGPSIIRTPNDTLETAVKDMKHQCRIVELLVTQYDYFFEGGSLPDLAEVSGGTAAVSAAQPQQQTQEDQTSMLLHNLSKIERITERETTRTSRFMPQLRRKTHGKRSAVNSDTYSGESVLVSGSSSNITTNTTTTTTTHTTSSTSSSNTITTTISTTTIQQRRAQRKAVQSICDQALILLLPTPVSSVSLPFQSLDYAKASASASASASSTASTSSSSTLHSGGKASASSSSSSTTKFSSSSSSACSTTAVAISSSISATSSKLLSANFKKRSTGGFLGSRSSHQTRKASLDEKDSGQSSGSLGHSLGVGINLAKEQQRSSVDISILLTDDDSSSRLSDTGSMSLTTITDTLDSKLRNLRSGSESNDENGSPEFPKNRRHTLGQPLHMHSENIPYADESPERLFHQFCNPLETAPLSLHLSRSCTATNTIGGDEKPSKQSGGVAPLPPSLLKAAHKLQHSATVPIHQGSSTAPTSGAATPVGTPTGSGGAGAIPSRSSSSSVTTLTKSIHPRFSNYLSYERGNAAAGGAERVVGSAGGAASDDDSEGSTTSDPKEKLLLGERPSPSFFIERYNKKRRDHRLFRSASFNCRNYSTRHITAQLSGGVAAGVSGGVAGAVAVGVACCQALSTTGLTKDEKTDMNLTKKRQIQNKQNRSIKRRHTVGGPHDYSASNGGCSNHSHGHDLAAINYNHHNRHHQQQLLKLGSATSGGGGSGAAAAETTTTTTTTTTVLRRLGTGQAGAEASVALPASSSGSSSNNNNSPQSDGSNGNGGGVAGVASSAPPTGVGVGGNNSSGSSSNSSSTSTTPAGNGDQVLEVGIRIKNINRGRF
- the LOC6615138 gene encoding rho GTPase-activating protein 21 isoform X2 codes for the protein MLQNSNGAAAAHSAASAVATPAAAASAAAAAAAAAVAAAANNAALAASSIQPKLIAIRRRPNQGFGFTLRHFIAYPPEDDQASSSASGLVSGSATGATAASVSTNWPQEASSAAGSSSGSSSSVGVAGITGLEPTSPTSLPPYQVKAMETIFIKEVQANGPAHYANLQTGDRVLMVNNQPIAGIAYSTIVSMIKQTPAVLTLHVVPKECDVLQMHYTSIAHTPESNRLTMSTHSPSLLANGSHKTTFPAAAAVAAPPHQQQQQQLISYPAVAAVTTSSPAGSPQSQSQPHPNPHHAPSLHGGSRSGSITSTASGGITILSQPFYPQQQQQQQQQHRHPALTGGSSSIDFGDMAHGLRQHQQQQQQQHLYQQQQQHHQFMRANQPPNLTVLSASSATNTPIPTARQPKSATSHNQALYAVGAGPSSAAGSGSGSLSGGSENSDLMIRLRESIKQKEEFLKSPVPASMTSASSINGNQAQSSSPAQQQHLQQHQQHFFPSHTPPGGVQVVVPPPRSRHQVMLKQQQQQQQQQQQHHVLGYDMYHSGGKLVQRSSTAPGSVCHHHQQQQQHHLYHQQQQQQLQQTQHRQVMINNNAKYTKDLDYFETLQETGVTNKVFERKLVSHMSKGFDPFKPLSINTSALESSASTSSSSATTTVKKQSVLYESLQQHPLAKYHQTQQQTTTTTTVDGQTSSRMELHKATLANATIDPVPVGSSTAAIVDSASGSGNVVRRYKPLSSSSFDEGKPMRRISYLRATNNETDFNAEAAAGGDAAATGASGPASASAASSASGPTPSSAPAPAPAPAPLPISIPIPVAAVVEPQKTKSLVEEHPDPTYDVIGGTGGGHEFIETPNGLEDVRLSAHGSRRASMSSDMRSSIHIDAELNGKYVPNELEAFETEIEIKSSCINGKRMSEYRSWRQVKLEIKGDLLRIYSGRHAKSEHNVIELDIRNFKFFDESMDKKKYLIRMQSKPSPSGAHLASLGNELNLDEGHDKLLTSSGSSSANEPAANSASALTASTSSSTSSSGPYTEILFKTKSSNEMKRLFGLLQWKDSLNYDDNEHQPQGKQLAEPQKTVASASYLDDVQGGASAADSSPLSSHSGGIADASGSHHVSALPAAAAIVAATSDSISPVMKARKSSSHKHIPDKDLGSPKSKNWKDLLFRRGGSGSGGVSHHDLASPSACAAKQIGSIGVPLRSCPMSKVNAYVPHLVEVCTNIVETKGLGVVGIYRIPGNKAAISELSELVNTKDFQFESCASDDRWEDVNVVSSLLKLFIRSLPDALMPASYYINFIEADKKFGLERIVLLREIVESLPRHPYETMKHLIRHLCRVSGNCDVNRMEPKNLAIIFGPSIIRTPNDTLETAVKDMKHQCRIVELLVTQYDYFFEGGSLPDLAEVSGGTAAVSAAQPQQQTQEDQTSMLLHNLSKIERITERETTRTSRFMPQLRRKTHGKRSAVNSDTYSGESVLVSGSSSNITTNTTTTTTTHTTSSTSSSNTITTTISTTTIQQRRAQRKAVQSICDQALILLLPTPVSSVSLPFQSLDYAKASASASASASSTASTSSSSTLHSGGKASASSSSSSTTKFSSSSSSACSTTAVAISSSISATSSKLLSANFKKRSTGGFLGSRSSHQTRKASLDEKDSGQSSGSLGHSLGVGINLAKEQQRSSVDISILLTDDDSSSRLSDTGSMSLTTITDTLDSKLRNLRSGSESNDENGSPEFPKNRRHTLGQPLHMHSENIPYADESPERLFHQFCNPLETAPLSLHLSRSCTATNTIGGDEKPSKQSGGVAPLPPSLLKAAHKLQHSATVPIHQGSSTAPTSGAATPVGTPTGSGGAGAIPSRSSSSSVTTLTKSIHPRFSNYLSYERGNAAAGGAERVVGSAGGAASDDDSEGSTTSDPKEKLLLGERPSPSFFIERYNKKRRDHRLFRSASFNCRNYSTRHITAQLSGGVAAGVSGGVAGAVAVGVACCQALSTTGLTKDEKTDMNLTKKRQIQNKQNRSIKRRHTVGGPHDYSASNGGCSNHSHGHDLAAINYNHHNRHHQQQLLKLGSATSGGGGSGAAAAETTTTTTTTTTVLRRLGTGQAGAEASVALPASSSGSSSNNNNSPQSDGSNGNGGGVAGVASSAPPTGVGVGGNNSSGSSSNSSSTSTTPAGNGDQVLEVGIRIKNINRGRF